The region CAGGCCGAGAGCTTTTTCCCAGCCGACAAGAACATTCTTGAAGCCGAGGAACTTATTGTCGGCCCACAGGAACACGGCGACCGCCAGGATGATGTAAGGACCCCAGGCGCGGATGACTTCGCCGGCCGAGTACTTGAGCTGCACCTTGCCGGTGGCGGCAGGCTTCTCATCCGGGAAGTGCCAGACATTGTCAGGCTTCCAAACCTTGAGGAAAGCGCCGAGGCCGATGATCGTAACAAACGCCGAGGTGATATCGGGCAGGAACGGGTTGACGTAGTTGGCGGTGAAAAACTGGGTTACGGCGAAGCAGACGCCGGCGACCAGCACGGCGGGCAGCACTTCCATGGCCCGCTTCCAGCCGGCCATCGTCACCACCAGCCACAGCGGCACGATGATCGACAGGAACGGCAACTGACGGCCGACAATCTTGCTGATATGCATCGCGTCGATACCCGTTACCTGGCCGGCGACCACGATCGGGATACCGATCGCGCCGAAGGCCACCGGGGCGGTGTTGGCGATCAGGCAGATGCCGGCGGCGTAAACAGGGTTGAAGCCCAGGCCCACCAGCATGGCGGCGGTAATCGCCACCGGGGTGCCGAAGCCGGCCGTGCCCTCGATGAACGAACCGAACGCGAAGGCGATGAACAGCGCCTGCAGACGGCGATCATCGGTGAGGGACGCGAGCGAATTCTTGATGATCTCGAACTCGCCCGACTCGACCGTCATGTTGTATACCCAGATGGCGGTGACGACGATCCAGACTATCGGGAAGATACCTACGAGCATGCCGTTGAGAGTCGCGCTGATCGCCAATCCGGCGGGCATTCCCCACACGGCGATGGCCAGAATCACTGCCGACCCCACGCCCAGCAGGGCGGCATGGTGGCCCTTCGAGCGCCTTACCCCCAGCATGTACAGAAGGATAAAGAGCGGAATGGCGGCAATAAGCGCCGAAAGACCGATAGATTGCAACGGATCATAGATTTGGGTCCATTTCATCGCATACACCCCTTACTTTTTTTAATCTTCTTAACCCGACAAAGTCCCCTCCCACTTATGCTCGGCATCACCCCCCCCTCTAACGGTCTATTGGTCAGGCCAATTATGGGTAATCGACCGGTACCACCTGTCAGGACAACCGACATTATTGACAATTCAGACAGCTAACTACGAAATGTAGATAGAGTATTCGACAGCCTTACGTCATTCACCTTATAACTCATTTATATATTGTTATAATCCGGCATTATGACTCTTGGAGACAGGCTATAGACATGTGAATCCTGTAACATTCCCATTATTCTGAAAAGTCAGCCCCAAGAAAAAGGCTTCTTTCTTCACCAAATTGCAGGTTACGAAGGGAAGCCGAAGTCCTTTCGGATCTTGTGTTCGGGTGGAATATCGCGGAAATTTTTCAGCGAAGTTATGCCGCCGTCGCGGAGTTCGCGCATCGCGTCCTCCACCATTGTCAGGTGTTCTCTCATCCGCAGGCGGGCCAGGCTTGGATTGTGGTCGGAAATCGCCTCGTAGATCTCGAAGTGGGCGTTGTACAGAACCGCCGGCATGTTCTCCACCAAGAAAAGCTTCTGCCGCGATGAGCGGAAGGAAGAATTCATAAGATCGGAAATAGTGTGCATAACCTTGATCAGGATGGGGTTGTTGGCGGCCTTGGCAACCGCGAAGTGGAAACTCGCATCGGCCGTATCGCCGACCTCTCCCCGCCGGAGTTCTTCCTTCATGCTGATAATCGACCGGTGGATATCGTCCAGATCCTCGTTC is a window of Selenomonadales bacterium 4137-cl DNA encoding:
- a CDS encoding lactate permease LctP family transporter; this encodes MKWTQIYDPLQSIGLSALIAAIPLFILLYMLGVRRSKGHHAALLGVGSAVILAIAVWGMPAGLAISATLNGMLVGIFPIVWIVVTAIWVYNMTVESGEFEIIKNSLASLTDDRRLQALFIAFAFGSFIEGTAGFGTPVAITAAMLVGLGFNPVYAAGICLIANTAPVAFGAIGIPIVVAGQVTGIDAMHISKIVGRQLPFLSIIVPLWLVVTMAGWKRAMEVLPAVLVAGVCFAVTQFFTANYVNPFLPDITSAFVTIIGLGAFLKVWKPDNVWHFPDEKPAATGKVQLKYSAGEVIRAWGPYIILAVAVFLWADNKFLGFKNVLVGWEKALGLTSVAWPGLDGLVQRAVPVVPKVAPYAAKYGINFLSAAGTAILLSGILSIFIIPNYGFGRAINAFFRTIKQLIYPIITIAMILGLAYIMNYSGMSSTLGLAFTATGKAFPFFAPILGWLGVFLTGSDTSSNALFGSMQKTAAEQIGVDPSLTVAANSSGGVCGKMISPQSISVATAATGLVGEEGTIFRFTLMHSIAMVLFMGVLTYLQAYALRFMLP
- a CDS encoding FadR/GntR family transcriptional regulator — protein: MFRPVKTKKVYEEIIGQIKKLIIDGKLQPGDKLLSERELSEKLNVSRASVREAFSALEMMGIISIRPGEGSFVRQVSFEGMLEPLSFILQMEIDDIMQLLEVRKILEVETAALAALRGTNEDLDDIHRSIISMKEELRRGEVGDTADASFHFAVAKAANNPILIKVMHTISDLMNSSFRSSRQKLFLVENMPAVLYNAHFEIYEAISDHNPSLARLRMREHLTMVEDAMRELRDGGITSLKNFRDIPPEHKIRKDFGFPS